One Novipirellula caenicola genomic region harbors:
- the rpsD gene encoding 30S ribosomal protein S4 — protein MARYTGPKARINRRLGALLYETAGAARALDRRNTPPGMHVRGRRPSNYGMALMEKQKIKHYYGLGERQLRRYFDAVGRKSGNTGELLLLMCERRLDNVVRRVGFTKTRPQARQGITHGHFRVNGVKVTKPSYQLRPGDIVEVRGRENLKNLYRGVIANASPDALDWVTFDSENLKATVLGLPGASDISLPVDANSVVEFLSR, from the coding sequence ATGGCCCGATACACAGGCCCCAAAGCAAGAATCAACCGTCGCCTCGGTGCCCTTCTTTATGAAACCGCCGGTGCCGCACGTGCATTGGACCGACGTAACACCCCGCCCGGGATGCACGTTCGTGGACGTCGCCCGAGTAACTACGGGATGGCGTTGATGGAGAAGCAAAAGATCAAGCACTATTATGGTTTGGGCGAGCGTCAGCTTCGTCGTTACTTTGATGCGGTTGGTCGTAAATCGGGTAACACCGGTGAATTGTTGCTGTTGATGTGCGAGCGTCGTTTGGACAACGTGGTTCGCCGCGTTGGTTTCACCAAGACTCGTCCTCAAGCACGCCAAGGCATCACCCACGGTCACTTCCGCGTCAACGGCGTGAAGGTCACCAAGCCAAGCTACCAGCTTCGCCCTGGCGATATCGTCGAAGTCCGTGGTCGTGAAAATTTGAAGAATCTTTATCGCGGCGTGATCGCCAACGCTTCGCCCGACGCACTGGATTGGGTCACCTTCGATAGCGAAAACTTGAAGGCAACCGTGTTGGGACTTCCCGGAGCGAGCGACATCAGTTTGCCCGTGGATGCGAACAGCGTCGTCGAATTCTTGTCACGATAA
- the aroH gene encoding chorismate mutase — protein MTVCRGVRGATSVEKDDRDQILTATRQLLALMIRQNEIESADVASAFFTVTSDLTAEFPALAARQLGWLEVPLLCGYEVSVEGSLPRCIRVMLHWNTDKPQSEIHHVYLHEAKRLRPDLSKYPPVDFEELECWIQDHLSAEG, from the coding sequence ATGACAGTTTGCCGTGGTGTGCGAGGTGCGACCAGCGTTGAGAAAGATGATCGTGATCAAATTCTCACCGCGACTCGTCAATTACTTGCGTTGATGATCCGTCAGAACGAGATCGAATCGGCGGACGTCGCGAGCGCTTTCTTCACGGTCACTTCGGATTTGACGGCCGAGTTTCCCGCCTTGGCCGCCCGCCAACTCGGGTGGCTCGAAGTGCCGCTGCTGTGTGGTTACGAAGTGTCGGTCGAAGGCTCGCTGCCACGCTGCATCCGAGTCATGCTGCACTGGAATACCGACAAACCGCAATCCGAAATCCACCACGTTTATCTGCACGAAGCCAAGCGGTTGCGCCCGGATCTCTCGAAATATCCGCCAGTGGATTTTGAGGAACTCGAGTGTTGGATTCAGGATCATCTGAGCGCCGAAGGCTAG
- the guaB gene encoding IMP dehydrogenase, translating to MTEDKIGKLGVTFDDVLLLPRYSEVVPSEVDVTSRLTDRIKLQIPLISSPMDTVTEAEMAIALAKEGGMGIIHKNLSPRSQTQQVLKVKRSANGIIVDPVTLPPEERVSRAAELMDQANVSGIPIVYADRKLAGILTRRDLRFLEDPNLPVSEVMTHENLVTAVGNVTLEEAERILTAKRVEKLLLVDEDRRLTGLITIRDIDMMKRYPRACKDPLGRLRVGAAIGVGDFDRAESLIRQGVDLLVVDSAHGHSQNVIETVREIKSQRDWDIDIVAGNVATPEATRDLIEAGADAVKVGIGPGSICTTRVISGVGVPQITAILDAVKIAEERNIPIIADGGIRFSGDITKAIAAGASTVMIGSLFAGLTESPGKMILYQGRTFKSYRGMGSMGAMVKGSSDRYRQKGAEAGKLVPEGVEGRVPFKGPLSDYVYQLVGGLRAGMGYVGTRTIDELRHDARFIRVSAATVRENHPHDIAITQEAPNYSPDVSSGETN from the coding sequence ATGACGGAAGACAAAATTGGCAAACTCGGCGTTACCTTCGACGACGTCCTCTTGCTGCCCCGCTACAGCGAGGTGGTGCCCAGCGAAGTGGATGTCACGAGCCGGCTGACCGACCGGATCAAGTTACAGATCCCGCTCATTTCATCGCCGATGGATACGGTTACCGAAGCCGAGATGGCGATCGCACTCGCCAAAGAAGGCGGGATGGGGATCATTCACAAAAATCTGTCGCCCCGTAGCCAGACACAACAAGTGCTGAAGGTGAAACGCTCGGCCAATGGCATCATTGTCGATCCTGTGACCTTGCCCCCCGAGGAAAGGGTCAGCCGGGCTGCGGAATTGATGGACCAGGCCAACGTCTCGGGAATCCCGATCGTTTACGCCGATCGCAAGCTTGCTGGCATTTTGACGCGACGCGACCTGCGATTCCTAGAGGACCCAAACCTCCCCGTTTCGGAAGTTATGACACATGAGAACTTAGTGACGGCTGTAGGGAATGTAACGCTTGAGGAAGCTGAGCGAATTTTAACGGCAAAAAGAGTCGAGAAACTTCTCCTGGTTGACGAAGATAGAAGACTGACGGGGTTAATAACGATTCGTGACATCGACATGATGAAGCGATATCCGCGTGCTTGCAAAGATCCGCTCGGCAGATTGCGGGTCGGAGCGGCGATCGGAGTCGGTGATTTTGATCGAGCCGAGAGTTTGATTCGACAAGGCGTTGATTTGCTAGTAGTCGATTCGGCTCACGGGCACAGTCAGAACGTGATTGAAACCGTCCGAGAAATTAAGAGTCAACGTGATTGGGACATCGATATTGTGGCCGGGAATGTGGCCACCCCTGAAGCGACTCGTGATTTGATCGAAGCGGGGGCAGATGCGGTGAAAGTCGGCATCGGCCCAGGTTCGATCTGTACGACGCGAGTCATCAGTGGTGTCGGGGTCCCTCAGATCACAGCGATTTTGGACGCAGTCAAAATCGCCGAAGAGAGAAACATACCTATCATCGCTGACGGCGGCATTCGCTTCAGCGGTGATATTACGAAGGCAATCGCGGCCGGCGCGAGCACCGTGATGATCGGAAGTCTGTTCGCAGGCCTGACCGAGAGTCCGGGCAAGATGATTCTGTACCAAGGTCGTACGTTCAAGTCGTACCGGGGGATGGGATCGATGGGCGCGATGGTCAAAGGAAGTAGCGATCGGTATCGGCAAAAAGGTGCTGAGGCGGGCAAGCTTGTCCCCGAAGGCGTCGAAGGCCGCGTGCCGTTCAAGGGTCCTCTTAGCGATTACGTCTACCAATTGGTCGGCGGATTGCGAGCGGGGATGGGATACGTCGGAACACGGACGATTGATGAGTTGCGGCACGATGCGAGATTCATTCGCGTCTCCGCAGCAACGGTTAGGGAGAACCACCCGCATGACATTGCGATCACCCAGGAAGCGCCAAATTACAGCCCTGATGTTTCATCAGGCGAAACGAACTAG
- a CDS encoding sigma 54-interacting transcriptional regulator: protein MGSRWTARTVSSVHDAKKRQMTAYLMVRSGPQKGRQFNLDPERPMHIGRGKSCEIMLTDPVSSRFHAVIYFEDGNWHLRDTSSRNGTLVNDQKTDHARMLNHHTVKIGATELELIEPAGESTEETSLTQTIAWESVKTEHRWSGEDEDPIAKVAATGHLMDLYSLSLSLLRCESPDEVISTLIELLRDRTDADVVGLSFDSGDGRLKPRRVEPADAADLVTIEKSLLKRIVKEGEAVWINDPAKSGASEMGSTGKDQMWSDIIYAPIGSDDTNVGVLQLYRREPKFSESQFELTVAAARLLSIGLSQAFERDSLRADRRRIADRNADSDELVGSSAVMQKLKERIERVGNASGSVLIRGESGVGKELVARAVHRASRRSRRPMLTVNCAAIPHDLIESQLFGHRKGSFTGADSDHIGWFQQAHTGTLFLDEVGELTLEGQAKLLRILEGHPFLPVGATEEVLVDVRVIAATNRDLAEFVREKRFREDLFYRLSVFELLVPPLRDRGDDIELLVGHFLEHFRRQHGRPLLAISDEARTRLLEYAWPGNVRQLRNVIDSAVVMADDPAIEADDLGLRDAGLSRLDTLRLDEWERRLIRKALERTGGSVPEAAALLGISRATAYRKITEYEIDR from the coding sequence ATGGGAAGCCGCTGGACGGCTCGAACGGTATCGAGTGTTCATGACGCCAAGAAGCGACAGATGACAGCATATTTGATGGTGCGCAGCGGGCCTCAGAAAGGCCGGCAATTTAATCTCGACCCGGAACGGCCGATGCATATCGGACGAGGGAAGAGTTGTGAAATCATGCTGACGGACCCCGTCAGTTCGCGTTTCCATGCCGTCATCTATTTTGAGGACGGGAATTGGCATCTGCGCGACACCAGCAGTCGCAATGGAACTTTGGTCAACGACCAGAAAACCGACCATGCTCGGATGCTAAACCACCACACGGTCAAAATTGGTGCCACCGAACTCGAGTTGATCGAGCCCGCCGGGGAATCGACCGAAGAAACATCGCTGACGCAGACGATCGCCTGGGAATCGGTCAAGACCGAGCATCGCTGGAGCGGCGAAGACGAGGACCCAATCGCCAAGGTTGCCGCGACCGGCCACTTGATGGATCTGTACTCGCTGAGTCTCAGTTTGCTGCGTTGCGAAAGTCCCGACGAGGTGATCAGCACGCTGATTGAATTGCTTCGCGATCGAACCGATGCGGATGTGGTCGGATTGTCATTTGATTCGGGTGACGGACGCTTGAAACCGCGACGCGTTGAGCCCGCCGATGCTGCCGACTTGGTGACCATCGAAAAATCGTTGTTGAAACGGATCGTCAAAGAGGGAGAGGCGGTTTGGATCAATGACCCGGCAAAATCGGGCGCAAGCGAAATGGGATCGACGGGCAAGGATCAAATGTGGTCCGACATCATCTACGCCCCGATCGGCAGCGACGATACCAACGTCGGGGTGCTGCAGCTGTACCGTCGTGAACCGAAATTTAGTGAATCGCAATTTGAGTTGACGGTTGCCGCCGCCCGTTTGTTGTCGATCGGGTTGAGCCAAGCGTTCGAACGGGATTCGCTGCGGGCGGACCGTCGGCGGATCGCCGACCGAAACGCGGACTCGGACGAATTGGTCGGGTCCAGCGCGGTGATGCAAAAGTTAAAAGAGCGGATCGAACGCGTGGGCAACGCCAGCGGCAGTGTGCTGATTCGCGGAGAAAGCGGGGTTGGAAAGGAGTTGGTGGCCCGCGCGGTGCATCGGGCAAGCCGCCGATCCAGGCGTCCGATGTTGACCGTCAACTGTGCCGCGATTCCTCACGATTTGATCGAAAGCCAATTGTTTGGTCATCGCAAAGGATCGTTCACCGGCGCCGACAGCGACCATATTGGTTGGTTCCAGCAAGCTCATACCGGCACTTTGTTTTTGGACGAAGTGGGCGAGTTGACGCTCGAAGGCCAAGCGAAATTGTTGCGAATCCTCGAGGGACATCCGTTTTTGCCAGTCGGTGCGACCGAAGAGGTGTTGGTGGACGTGCGGGTGATCGCCGCGACCAATCGTGACTTGGCCGAATTTGTCCGCGAGAAACGTTTCCGAGAAGACCTGTTTTATCGACTCAGCGTGTTCGAACTGCTTGTGCCGCCGCTGCGTGATCGCGGTGACGATATCGAATTGTTGGTCGGTCACTTTTTGGAACATTTTCGCCGCCAACACGGTCGCCCCCTGTTGGCGATCAGCGACGAAGCACGGACGCGATTGCTGGAATACGCCTGGCCCGGCAACGTGCGTCAATTGCGAAACGTGATCGACAGCGCGGTGGTGATGGCCGATGATCCGGCCATCGAAGCCGACGATCTTGGGTTGCGAGACGCGGGATTGAGCCGGCTGGACACCCTCCGGTTGGACGAATGGGAGCGTCGGTTGATTCGCAAGGCGCTCGAGCGTACCGGCGGCAGCGTTCCTGAGGCGGCGGCCCTGCTCGGGATCAGCCGGGCAACCGCATACCGCAAGATCACCGAATACGAGATCGACCGCTAA